In Chelonia mydas isolate rCheMyd1 chromosome 20, rCheMyd1.pri.v2, whole genome shotgun sequence, a single genomic region encodes these proteins:
- the SMARCA4 gene encoding transcription activator BRG1 isoform X14, with the protein MSTPDPPLGGTPRPGPSPGPGPSPGAMLGPSPGPSPGSAHSMMGPSPGPPSSGHAIPPQGTGGYAQDNMHQMHKPMDSMHEKGISDDPRYGQMKGMGMRPGYPSPLGGSEHASSPVPANGPSSGSQMSSGPGGVPLDGTDPQALGQQNRGPTPFNQNQLHQLRAQIMAYKMLARGQPLPDHLQMAVQGKRPMPGMQQQMPTLPPPSVSGTGPVQGAGPGPGPGPTPPNYNRPHGIGGPNMPPPGPSGVPPGMPGQPPGAPPKPWPEGPMANAAAPTSTPQKLIPPQPTGRPSPAPPAVPPAASPVMPPQTQSPGQPAQPAPMVQLHQKQNRITPIQKPRGLDPVEILQEREYRLQARIAHRIQELENLPGSLAGDLRTKATIELKALRLLNFQRQLRQEVVVCMRRDTALETALNAKAYKRSKRQSLREARITEKLEKQQKIEQERKRRQKHQEYLNSILQHAKDFKEYHRSVTAKIQKLTKAVATYHANTEREQKKENERIEKERMRRLMAEDEEGYRKLIDQKKDKRLAYLLQQTDEYVANLTELVRQHKAAQVAKEKKKKKKKKKAENAEGQTPAIGPDGEPLDETSQMSDLPVKVIHVESGKILTGTDAPKAGQLDTWLEMNPGYEVAPRSDSEESGSEEEEEEEEEEQPQPAQPALPVEEKKKIPDPDSDDVSEVDARHIIENAKQDVDDEYGVSQALARGLQSYYAVAHAVTERVDKQSTLMVNGVLKQYQIKGLEWLVSLYNNNLNGILADEMGLGKTIQTIALITYLMEHKRINGPFLIIVPLSTLSNWAYEFDKWAPSVVKVSYKGSPAARRAFVPQLRSGKFNVLLTTYEYIIKDKHILAKIRWKYMIVDEGHRMKNHHCKLTQVLNTHYVAPRRLLLTGTPLQNKLPELWALLNFLLPTIFKSCSTFEQWFNAPFAMTGEKVDLNEEETILIIRRLHKVLRPFLLRRLKKEVEAQLPEKVEYVIKCDMSALQRVLYRHMQAKGVLLTDGSEKDKKGKGGTKTLMNTIMQLRKICNHPYMFQHIEESFSEHLGFTGGIVQGLDLYRASGKFELLDRILPKLRATNHKVLLFCQMTSLMTIMEDYFAYRGFKYLRLDGTTKAEDRGMLLKTFNEPGSEYFIFLLSTRAGGLGLNLQSADTVIIFDSDWNPHQDLQAQDRAHRIGQQNEVRVLRLCTVNSVEEKILAAAKYKLNVDQKVIQAGMFDQKSSSHERRAFLQAILEHEEQDENRYSTGSGSGSASFPHTASTLCLNPDLEEPPLKEEDEVPDDETVNQMIARHEEEFDLFMRMDLDRRREEARNPKRKPRLMEEDELPSWIIKDDAEVERLTCEEEEEKMFGRGSRHRKEVDYSDSLTEKQWLKAIEEGTLEEIEEEVRQKKSSRKRKRDVDVGSATPTTSTRSRDKDDDSKKQKKRGRPPAEKLSPNPPNLTKKMKKIVDAVIKYKDSSGRQLSEVFIQLPSRKELPEYYELIRKPVDFKKIKERIRNHKYRSLNDLEKDVMLLCQNAQTFNLEGSLIYEDSIVLQSVFTSVRQKIEKEEDSEGEESEEEEEGEEEGSESESRSVKVKIKLGRKEKAQDRLKGRRRTSRGSRAKPVVSDDDSEEEQEEDRSGSGTEDD; encoded by the exons GTTACCCTTCTCCGCTTGGCGGTTCTGAGCATGCCTCAAGCCCAGTTCCAGCTAACGGTCCATCCTCTGGCTCTCAAATGTCATCTGGTCCTGGAGGAGTCCCGTTAGATGGTACTGACCCACAAGCATTAGGACAACAGAATCGGGGCCCAACCCCTTTTAATCAGAACCAGCTGCACCAGTTAAGAGCTCAGATCATGGCCTATAAGATGCTTGCCAGAGGGCAGCCGTTACCTGACCATCTTCAGATGGCAGTGCAGGGAAAGAGACCAATGCCTGGAATGCAGCAGCAAATGCCGACGCTACCTCCACCCTCTGTATCTGGGACAGGACCAGTGcaaggagcagggcctgggcctggACCAGGACCAACACCTCCAAATTACAACAGACCTCATG GTATAGGAGGGCCTAACATGCCTCCTCCTGGACCCTCAGGAGTTCCCCCAGGAATGCCTGGGCAGCCCCCTGGTGCACCCCCAAAGCCCTGGCCTGAAG GACCAATGGCAAATGCTGCAGCCCCCACTAGCACACCTCAGAAACTGATTCCTCCTCAGCCAACTGGCCGTCCTTCACCAGCACCCCCGGCGGTACCTCCTGCAGCATCTCCTGTAATGCCACCCCAGACTCAGTCACCCGGGCagccagcccagcctgcccccatGGTGCAGCTCCATCAGAAGCAGAATCGTATCACACCGATCCAGAAGCCAAGAGGACTTGATCCAGTGGAAATCCTTCAGGAGAGGGAATACAG ATTGCAGGCTCGCATTGCTCACAGAATCCAAGAACTAGAAAACCTGCCCGGGTCCTTGGCTGGTGACCTGAGAACCAAAGCTACCATTGAACTTAAAGCACTAAGACTGCTTAACTTCCAGAGACAG CTGCGCCAGGAAGTCGTGGTGTGCATGAGACGAGACACGGCCCTGGAAACGGCGCTGAATGCCAAGGCATACAAACGCAGCAAGCGGCAGTCCCTGCGCGAGGCTCGCATcacagagaaactggagaaacAACAGAAGATCGAGCAAGAACGGAAACGCAGACAAAAGCACCAG GAATACCTCAATAGCATTCTCCAGCATGCCAAGGATTTCAAAGAATACCATCGATCTGTCACGGCCAAAATTCAAAAGCTTACAAAAGCTGTGGCTACTTACCATGCTAACACTGAGCGTGAGCAGAAGAAAGAGAATGAGAGGATTGAGAAAGAGCGAATGCGCAGGTTGATG GCTGAGGATGAAGAAGGGTACCGTAAGCTTATTGATCAGAAGAAAGATAAGCGCTTGGCATATCTACTCCAGCAGACAGACGAGTATGTGGCCAACCTGACCGAGCTGGTGCGACAACACAAGGCCGCACAGGTGgcaaaggagaaaaagaagaaaaagaaaaagaag AAGGCAGAGAATGCAGAAGGGCAAACTCCTGCAATTGGACCAGATGGCGAA CCTCTGGATGAGACCAGCCAAATGAGTGATCTCCCTGTGAAAGTGATCCATGTGGAAAGCGGTAAAATCCTTACCGGCACAGACGCTCCAAAGGCTGGACAGCTGGACACCTGGTTGGAAATGAACCCAGG gTATGAAGTAGCTCCCAGATCTGACAGTGAAGAAAGTGGgtcggaggaggaggaagag gaggaggaagaggaacagcCACAACCTGCTcagcctgccctgcctgtggAGGAAAAGAAGAAGATCCCAGATCCAGACAGTGACGATGTGTCAGAAGTCGATGCCAGGCACATTATTGA aaatgCTAAGCAAGATGTTGATGATGAGTATGGGGTCTCCCAAGCTCTGGCGAGGGGATTGCAATCTTACTACGCTGTGGCCCACGCGGTCACTGAACGAGTGGACAAACAGTCTACGCTTATGGTCAATGGTGTCCTCAAACAATACCAG ATTAAAGGTTTGGAGTGGCTCGTCTCTTTGTACAATAATAATCTGAATGGTATCCTGGCGGATGAGATGGGTCTGGGCAAAACTATCCAGACCATCGCTTTAATCACATACCTCATGGAGCACAAGCGTATCAATGGACCCTTCCTCATTATCGTACCTCTCTC AACATTGTCAAACTGGGCATATGAATTTGATAAATGGGCTCCTTCTGTGGTGAAGGTCTCCTACAAG GGCTCTCCAGCAGCAAGACGGGCATTTGTACCTCAGCTTCGAAGTGGGAAGTTTAATGTCTTGCTTACAACCTACGAGTACATCATCAAAGATAAGCACATTCTTGCCAAG ATTCGCTGGAAGTACATGATTGTTGATGAAGGTCACAGAATGAAGAATCACCACTGTAAGCTAACCCAAGTCCTCAACACACACTACGTAGCTCCGCGTCGTTTGCTGCTGACAGGAACTCCACTACAGAATAAGCTGCCAGAGCTGTGGGCTCTACTCAATTTCCTCCTTCCCACCATCTTCAAGAGCTGCAGCACATTTGAGCAGTGGTTTAATGCTCCATTTGCCATGACTGGAGAGAAG GTGGATTTGAATGAAGAAGAAACTATTCTGATTATCCGTCGTTTGCACAAAGTTCTGCGTCCCTTCCTGCTCAGGCGGTTAAAGAAGGAGGTAGAAGCACAGCTGCCTGAAAAG GTGGAGTATGTGATCAAGTGTGACATGTCAGCGTTACAGCGGGTGCTGTATAGACACATGCAGGCCAAGGGAGTGCTGCTCACTGATGGCTCGGAGAAGGATAAAAAG GGCAAAGGTGGTACAAAAACCCTGATGAACACCATCATGCAGCTGAGGAAGATCTGTAACCATCCGTACATGTTTCAGCACATAGAG GAATCCTTTTCAGAGCACTTAGGTTTCACTGGAGGTATTGTACAGGG ACTAGACCTGTACCGAGCATCTGGCAAATTTGAGCTCCTAGACAGGATTCTTCCCAAACTACGAGCCACCAACCACAAGGTGCTGCTGTTCTGTCAGATGACCTCACTCATGACCATCATGGAAGACTACTTTGCATACCGTGGCTTCAAATACCTCAGGCTGGATG GAACCACTAAAGCTGAAGACCGTGGCATGTTGCTGAAGACCTTCAATGAGCCAGGCTCTGAATATTTCATTTTCCTGCTGAGCACTCGGGCCGGAGGGCTGGGACTGAACTTACAGTCTGCAGATACTGTGATTATTTTTGACAGTGACTGGAATCCGCACCAG GATTTGCAGGCACAGGACCGAGCGCACCGTATTGGGCAGCAGAATGAGGTGCGCGTGCTCCGCCTCTGCACCGTGAACAGCGTGGAGGAGAAGATCCTGGCTGCAGCCAAGTACAAGCTGAACGTTGATCAGAAGGTCATCCAGGCTGGCATGTTCGACCAGAAATCCTCCAGCCATGAGCGGAGAGCTTTCCTCCAGGCTATCCTAGAGCACGAGGAGCAGGATGAG aacagatacagcacgGGCAGCggcagtggcagtgcaagcttcccccacacTGCCTCAACCCTGTGCCTGAACCCTGACTTGGAGGAACCACCTCTAAAG GAAGAAGATGAAGTTCCCGACGATGAAACAGTCAACCAGATGATTGCCCGTCATGAGGAGGAATTTGACCTTTTTATG CGCATGGACCTGGACCGCAGGCGGGAGGAGGCACGTAATCCAAAGCGAAAGCCACGTCTAATGGAAGAGGATGAGCTGCCATCCTGGATTATTAAGGATGATGCTGAAGTGGAGAGGCTCAcgtgtgaggaggaggaggagaagatgtTTGGGCGAGGGTCACGTCACCGTAAGGAGGTGGACTACAGTGACTCGCTTACCGAGAAGCAGTGGCTCAAG GCTATAGAGGAGGGTACGCTGGAGGAGATCGAGGAGGAGGTTCGTCAGAAGAAATCTTCCCGCAAACGCAAGCGAGATGTTGACGTTGGTTCTGCCACCCCGACTACCAGCACCCGCAGCCGGGACAAAGATGATGATAGCAAAAAGCAGAAAAAGCGCGGCAGGCCTCCCGCCGAAAAGCTCTCCCCAAACCCCCCCAACCTCACCAAAAAAATGAAGAAGATCGTGGATGCTGTGATTAAATATAAGGACAG TAGTGGACGCCAGCTTAGCGAAGTCTTCATCCAGCTGCCTTCTCGCAAGGAGCTCCCGGAGTACTACGAGCTCATCCGCAAGCCAGTGgatttcaaaaaaataaag GAACGCATCCGCAACCACAAGTACCGCAGCCTGAATGACCTGGAGAAGGATGTCATGCTGCTGTGTCAGAACGCACAAACCTTTAATCTGGAAGGCTCTCTG ATCTACGAAGACTCGATAGTGCTGCAGTCTGTCTTCACCAGCGTGAGGCAGAAAATTGAGAAAGAGGAAGACAGTGAAGGTGaggagagtgaggaggaggaggaaggagaagaggaaggatcTGAATCTGAGT CTCGCTCCGTCAAGGTGAAGATCAAGCTGGGCAGAAAGGAGAAAGCACAAGACCGGCTAAAGGGTCGCAGGCGCACCAGCCGCGGCTCCCGGGCCAAGCCAGTGGTTAGTGACGACGATAGTGaagaggagcaggaagag GATCGCTCAGGAAGCGGCACCGAAGATGATTAA
- the SMARCA4 gene encoding transcription activator BRG1 isoform X5, with translation MSTPDPPLGGTPRPGPSPGPGPSPGAMLGPSPGPSPGSAHSMMGPSPGPPSSGHAIPPQGTGGYAQDNMHQMHKPMDSMHEKGISDDPRYGQMKGMGMRPGGHTGMGPPPSPMDQHSQGYPSPLGGSEHASSPVPANGPSSGSQMSSGPGGVPLDGTDPQALGQQNRGPTPFNQNQLHQLRAQIMAYKMLARGQPLPDHLQMAVQGKRPMPGMQQQMPTLPPPSVSGTGPVQGAGPGPGPGPTPPNYNRPHGIGGPNMPPPGPSGVPPGMPGQPPGAPPKPWPEGPMANAAAPTSTPQKLIPPQPTGRPSPAPPAVPPAASPVMPPQTQSPGQPAQPAPMVQLHQKQNRITPIQKPRGLDPVEILQEREYRLQARIAHRIQELENLPGSLAGDLRTKATIELKALRLLNFQRQLRQEVVVCMRRDTALETALNAKAYKRSKRQSLREARITEKLEKQQKIEQERKRRQKHQEYLNSILQHAKDFKEYHRSVTAKIQKLTKAVATYHANTEREQKKENERIEKERMRRLMAEDEEGYRKLIDQKKDKRLAYLLQQTDEYVANLTELVRQHKAAQVAKEKKKKKKKKKAENAEGQTPAIGPDGEPLDETSQMSDLPVKVIHVESGKILTGTDAPKAGQLDTWLEMNPGYEVAPRSDSEESGSEEEEEEEEEEQPQPAQPALPVEEKKKIPDPDSDDVSEVDARHIIENAKQDVDDEYGVSQALARGLQSYYAVAHAVTERVDKQSTLMVNGVLKQYQIKGLEWLVSLYNNNLNGILADEMGLGKTIQTIALITYLMEHKRINGPFLIIVPLSTLSNWAYEFDKWAPSVVKVSYKGSPAARRAFVPQLRSGKFNVLLTTYEYIIKDKHILAKIRWKYMIVDEGHRMKNHHCKLTQVLNTHYVAPRRLLLTGTPLQNKLPELWALLNFLLPTIFKSCSTFEQWFNAPFAMTGEKVDLNEEETILIIRRLHKVLRPFLLRRLKKEVEAQLPEKVEYVIKCDMSALQRVLYRHMQAKGVLLTDGSEKDKKGKGGTKTLMNTIMQLRKICNHPYMFQHIEESFSEHLGFTGGIVQGLDLYRASGKFELLDRILPKLRATNHKVLLFCQMTSLMTIMEDYFAYRGFKYLRLDGTTKAEDRGMLLKTFNEPGSEYFIFLLSTRAGGLGLNLQSADTVIIFDSDWNPHQDLQAQDRAHRIGQQNEVRVLRLCTVNSVEEKILAAAKYKLNVDQKVIQAGMFDQKSSSHERRAFLQAILEHEEQDENRYSTGSGSGSASFPHTASTLCLNPDLEEPPLKEEDEVPDDETVNQMIARHEEEFDLFMRMDLDRRREEARNPKRKPRLMEEDELPSWIIKDDAEVERLTCEEEEEKMFGRGSRHRKEVDYSDSLTEKQWLKAIEEGTLEEIEEEVRQKKSSRKRKRDVDVGSATPTTSTRSRDKDDDSKKQKKRGRPPAEKLSPNPPNLTKKMKKIVDAVIKYKDSSGRQLSEVFIQLPSRKELPEYYELIRKPVDFKKIKERIRNHKYRSLNDLEKDVMLLCQNAQTFNLEGSLIYEDSIVLQSVFTSVRQKIEKEEDSEGEESEEEEEGEEEGSESESRSVKVKIKLGRKEKAQDRLKGRRRTSRGSRAKPVVSDDDSEEEQEEDRSGSGTEDD, from the exons GTTACCCTTCTCCGCTTGGCGGTTCTGAGCATGCCTCAAGCCCAGTTCCAGCTAACGGTCCATCCTCTGGCTCTCAAATGTCATCTGGTCCTGGAGGAGTCCCGTTAGATGGTACTGACCCACAAGCATTAGGACAACAGAATCGGGGCCCAACCCCTTTTAATCAGAACCAGCTGCACCAGTTAAGAGCTCAGATCATGGCCTATAAGATGCTTGCCAGAGGGCAGCCGTTACCTGACCATCTTCAGATGGCAGTGCAGGGAAAGAGACCAATGCCTGGAATGCAGCAGCAAATGCCGACGCTACCTCCACCCTCTGTATCTGGGACAGGACCAGTGcaaggagcagggcctgggcctggACCAGGACCAACACCTCCAAATTACAACAGACCTCATG GTATAGGAGGGCCTAACATGCCTCCTCCTGGACCCTCAGGAGTTCCCCCAGGAATGCCTGGGCAGCCCCCTGGTGCACCCCCAAAGCCCTGGCCTGAAG GACCAATGGCAAATGCTGCAGCCCCCACTAGCACACCTCAGAAACTGATTCCTCCTCAGCCAACTGGCCGTCCTTCACCAGCACCCCCGGCGGTACCTCCTGCAGCATCTCCTGTAATGCCACCCCAGACTCAGTCACCCGGGCagccagcccagcctgcccccatGGTGCAGCTCCATCAGAAGCAGAATCGTATCACACCGATCCAGAAGCCAAGAGGACTTGATCCAGTGGAAATCCTTCAGGAGAGGGAATACAG ATTGCAGGCTCGCATTGCTCACAGAATCCAAGAACTAGAAAACCTGCCCGGGTCCTTGGCTGGTGACCTGAGAACCAAAGCTACCATTGAACTTAAAGCACTAAGACTGCTTAACTTCCAGAGACAG CTGCGCCAGGAAGTCGTGGTGTGCATGAGACGAGACACGGCCCTGGAAACGGCGCTGAATGCCAAGGCATACAAACGCAGCAAGCGGCAGTCCCTGCGCGAGGCTCGCATcacagagaaactggagaaacAACAGAAGATCGAGCAAGAACGGAAACGCAGACAAAAGCACCAG GAATACCTCAATAGCATTCTCCAGCATGCCAAGGATTTCAAAGAATACCATCGATCTGTCACGGCCAAAATTCAAAAGCTTACAAAAGCTGTGGCTACTTACCATGCTAACACTGAGCGTGAGCAGAAGAAAGAGAATGAGAGGATTGAGAAAGAGCGAATGCGCAGGTTGATG GCTGAGGATGAAGAAGGGTACCGTAAGCTTATTGATCAGAAGAAAGATAAGCGCTTGGCATATCTACTCCAGCAGACAGACGAGTATGTGGCCAACCTGACCGAGCTGGTGCGACAACACAAGGCCGCACAGGTGgcaaaggagaaaaagaagaaaaagaaaaagaag AAGGCAGAGAATGCAGAAGGGCAAACTCCTGCAATTGGACCAGATGGCGAA CCTCTGGATGAGACCAGCCAAATGAGTGATCTCCCTGTGAAAGTGATCCATGTGGAAAGCGGTAAAATCCTTACCGGCACAGACGCTCCAAAGGCTGGACAGCTGGACACCTGGTTGGAAATGAACCCAGG gTATGAAGTAGCTCCCAGATCTGACAGTGAAGAAAGTGGgtcggaggaggaggaagag gaggaggaagaggaacagcCACAACCTGCTcagcctgccctgcctgtggAGGAAAAGAAGAAGATCCCAGATCCAGACAGTGACGATGTGTCAGAAGTCGATGCCAGGCACATTATTGA aaatgCTAAGCAAGATGTTGATGATGAGTATGGGGTCTCCCAAGCTCTGGCGAGGGGATTGCAATCTTACTACGCTGTGGCCCACGCGGTCACTGAACGAGTGGACAAACAGTCTACGCTTATGGTCAATGGTGTCCTCAAACAATACCAG ATTAAAGGTTTGGAGTGGCTCGTCTCTTTGTACAATAATAATCTGAATGGTATCCTGGCGGATGAGATGGGTCTGGGCAAAACTATCCAGACCATCGCTTTAATCACATACCTCATGGAGCACAAGCGTATCAATGGACCCTTCCTCATTATCGTACCTCTCTC AACATTGTCAAACTGGGCATATGAATTTGATAAATGGGCTCCTTCTGTGGTGAAGGTCTCCTACAAG GGCTCTCCAGCAGCAAGACGGGCATTTGTACCTCAGCTTCGAAGTGGGAAGTTTAATGTCTTGCTTACAACCTACGAGTACATCATCAAAGATAAGCACATTCTTGCCAAG ATTCGCTGGAAGTACATGATTGTTGATGAAGGTCACAGAATGAAGAATCACCACTGTAAGCTAACCCAAGTCCTCAACACACACTACGTAGCTCCGCGTCGTTTGCTGCTGACAGGAACTCCACTACAGAATAAGCTGCCAGAGCTGTGGGCTCTACTCAATTTCCTCCTTCCCACCATCTTCAAGAGCTGCAGCACATTTGAGCAGTGGTTTAATGCTCCATTTGCCATGACTGGAGAGAAG GTGGATTTGAATGAAGAAGAAACTATTCTGATTATCCGTCGTTTGCACAAAGTTCTGCGTCCCTTCCTGCTCAGGCGGTTAAAGAAGGAGGTAGAAGCACAGCTGCCTGAAAAG GTGGAGTATGTGATCAAGTGTGACATGTCAGCGTTACAGCGGGTGCTGTATAGACACATGCAGGCCAAGGGAGTGCTGCTCACTGATGGCTCGGAGAAGGATAAAAAG GGCAAAGGTGGTACAAAAACCCTGATGAACACCATCATGCAGCTGAGGAAGATCTGTAACCATCCGTACATGTTTCAGCACATAGAG GAATCCTTTTCAGAGCACTTAGGTTTCACTGGAGGTATTGTACAGGG ACTAGACCTGTACCGAGCATCTGGCAAATTTGAGCTCCTAGACAGGATTCTTCCCAAACTACGAGCCACCAACCACAAGGTGCTGCTGTTCTGTCAGATGACCTCACTCATGACCATCATGGAAGACTACTTTGCATACCGTGGCTTCAAATACCTCAGGCTGGATG GAACCACTAAAGCTGAAGACCGTGGCATGTTGCTGAAGACCTTCAATGAGCCAGGCTCTGAATATTTCATTTTCCTGCTGAGCACTCGGGCCGGAGGGCTGGGACTGAACTTACAGTCTGCAGATACTGTGATTATTTTTGACAGTGACTGGAATCCGCACCAG GATTTGCAGGCACAGGACCGAGCGCACCGTATTGGGCAGCAGAATGAGGTGCGCGTGCTCCGCCTCTGCACCGTGAACAGCGTGGAGGAGAAGATCCTGGCTGCAGCCAAGTACAAGCTGAACGTTGATCAGAAGGTCATCCAGGCTGGCATGTTCGACCAGAAATCCTCCAGCCATGAGCGGAGAGCTTTCCTCCAGGCTATCCTAGAGCACGAGGAGCAGGATGAG aacagatacagcacgGGCAGCggcagtggcagtgcaagcttcccccacacTGCCTCAACCCTGTGCCTGAACCCTGACTTGGAGGAACCACCTCTAAAG GAAGAAGATGAAGTTCCCGACGATGAAACAGTCAACCAGATGATTGCCCGTCATGAGGAGGAATTTGACCTTTTTATG CGCATGGACCTGGACCGCAGGCGGGAGGAGGCACGTAATCCAAAGCGAAAGCCACGTCTAATGGAAGAGGATGAGCTGCCATCCTGGATTATTAAGGATGATGCTGAAGTGGAGAGGCTCAcgtgtgaggaggaggaggagaagatgtTTGGGCGAGGGTCACGTCACCGTAAGGAGGTGGACTACAGTGACTCGCTTACCGAGAAGCAGTGGCTCAAG GCTATAGAGGAGGGTACGCTGGAGGAGATCGAGGAGGAGGTTCGTCAGAAGAAATCTTCCCGCAAACGCAAGCGAGATGTTGACGTTGGTTCTGCCACCCCGACTACCAGCACCCGCAGCCGGGACAAAGATGATGATAGCAAAAAGCAGAAAAAGCGCGGCAGGCCTCCCGCCGAAAAGCTCTCCCCAAACCCCCCCAACCTCACCAAAAAAATGAAGAAGATCGTGGATGCTGTGATTAAATATAAGGACAG TAGTGGACGCCAGCTTAGCGAAGTCTTCATCCAGCTGCCTTCTCGCAAGGAGCTCCCGGAGTACTACGAGCTCATCCGCAAGCCAGTGgatttcaaaaaaataaag GAACGCATCCGCAACCACAAGTACCGCAGCCTGAATGACCTGGAGAAGGATGTCATGCTGCTGTGTCAGAACGCACAAACCTTTAATCTGGAAGGCTCTCTG ATCTACGAAGACTCGATAGTGCTGCAGTCTGTCTTCACCAGCGTGAGGCAGAAAATTGAGAAAGAGGAAGACAGTGAAGGTGaggagagtgaggaggaggaggaaggagaagaggaaggatcTGAATCTGAGT CTCGCTCCGTCAAGGTGAAGATCAAGCTGGGCAGAAAGGAGAAAGCACAAGACCGGCTAAAGGGTCGCAGGCGCACCAGCCGCGGCTCCCGGGCCAAGCCAGTGGTTAGTGACGACGATAGTGaagaggagcaggaagag GATCGCTCAGGAAGCGGCACCGAAGATGATTAA